From Streptomyces sp. NBC_01754, a single genomic window includes:
- a CDS encoding ABC transporter substrate-binding protein — MRITRTVAGRRRRTAVMATTGLTTVALLLTGCSDSGSDSDKADADGNITLTIADFGQFGYKEAGLFEKYHELHPNITVKETVTADEQVYYPKFLQQLNTGSGLADIQGIEVGRVKELVDTKADAFADLSKVVDVDEWVNWKALQATTDEGKVIGAGTDIGPMSLCYRRDLFEQAGLPTDREEVAAKVAGGWKDYLKLGEEYKKKAPKDTFYMDSASAMYNGVVSSGEEQYYSKDGKAIYKESASVKAGWDLAAEAADKKLTAGLAQFQDPWKAALRTGTFATVACPAWMAAQIATYAGDEFKGKWDIALTPGETAANWGGSFLAVPAKGKHVKEAGELVKWLTAPEQQAAVFKAAGLFPSNKGAYELPDVKNAKLEYFNNAPIGEIYAEEAKVIPAAVLGPKDGIIKDSISTQINNMEQRGTSPEKAWNAATEEIDKVIG, encoded by the coding sequence ATGCGCATCACCCGCACCGTCGCAGGTCGACGCCGCAGAACCGCCGTCATGGCCACCACGGGTCTCACCACCGTGGCGCTGCTGCTGACCGGCTGCAGCGACTCCGGCTCGGACTCCGACAAGGCCGACGCCGACGGCAACATCACCCTGACCATCGCCGACTTCGGACAGTTCGGCTACAAGGAGGCGGGGCTCTTCGAGAAGTACCACGAGCTCCACCCGAACATCACGGTCAAGGAAACCGTCACCGCCGACGAGCAGGTCTACTACCCGAAGTTCCTCCAGCAGCTCAACACGGGCAGCGGGCTGGCCGACATCCAGGGCATCGAGGTCGGCCGGGTGAAGGAGCTCGTCGACACCAAGGCGGACGCCTTCGCCGACCTGTCCAAGGTCGTGGACGTCGACGAGTGGGTCAACTGGAAGGCGCTTCAGGCCACCACCGACGAGGGCAAGGTGATCGGCGCGGGTACCGACATCGGCCCGATGTCGCTCTGCTACCGCCGCGACCTGTTCGAGCAGGCCGGTCTTCCGACCGACCGCGAAGAGGTCGCCGCGAAGGTCGCCGGCGGCTGGAAGGACTACCTCAAGCTCGGTGAGGAGTACAAGAAGAAGGCGCCCAAGGACACCTTCTACATGGACTCCGCCAGCGCCATGTACAACGGCGTGGTCAGCTCCGGCGAGGAGCAGTACTACTCCAAGGACGGCAAGGCGATCTACAAGGAGAGCGCCTCCGTCAAGGCCGGCTGGGACCTCGCCGCCGAGGCCGCCGACAAGAAGCTGACCGCGGGCCTGGCTCAGTTCCAGGACCCCTGGAAGGCCGCGCTGCGCACCGGCACCTTCGCCACCGTGGCGTGCCCCGCGTGGATGGCCGCGCAGATCGCCACGTACGCCGGTGACGAGTTCAAGGGCAAGTGGGACATCGCCCTCACCCCGGGCGAGACCGCGGCCAACTGGGGCGGTTCCTTCCTCGCCGTGCCCGCCAAGGGCAAGCACGTCAAGGAGGCCGGTGAGCTCGTCAAGTGGCTGACCGCCCCCGAGCAGCAGGCCGCCGTCTTCAAGGCCGCCGGCCTCTTCCCGTCGAACAAGGGCGCCTACGAGCTCCCCGACGTGAAGAACGCCAAGCTGGAGTACTTCAACAACGCCCCCATCGGTGAGATCTACGCGGAAGAGGCCAAGGTCATCCCCGCCGCCGTGCTCGGCCCGAAGGACGGCATCATCAAGGACAGCATCTCCACCCAGATCAACAACATGGAGCAGCGCGGTACCAGCCCCGAGAAGGCCTGGAACGCCGCCACCGAGGAGATCGACAAGGTGATCGGCTAG
- a CDS encoding carbohydrate ABC transporter permease, with amino-acid sequence MTTTSPITVPDRRRVSKAAAPGQAPRRRRFAPGAGRQHHAGPFAYFALAVVGIGSLFPLYWTLVAASRTQDEVLDSPPPFLPGGNLFSNLRAAWEQAHLGKAILNTVIVAGSITVATLFFCTLAGYAFAKMRFKGRGALMTTVIATLTIPPQLSVVPLFMMMADIGWGGQLESVIFPTLVSAFGVFFMRQYLVEALPYELIEAAKVDGANNLRIVWSIVLPVARPAMMVLGMLTFVQAWNDFFWPYLALDQENPTLQVALGQLSASYVPDQSIVMAGALISTLPLLVVFVIFGKQIVGGIMSGAVKG; translated from the coding sequence ATGACCACGACCAGCCCCATCACCGTCCCGGACCGCCGCCGCGTGTCCAAGGCCGCCGCCCCGGGCCAGGCCCCTCGCCGCCGCAGGTTCGCCCCGGGCGCCGGGCGCCAGCACCACGCCGGCCCCTTCGCCTACTTCGCCCTCGCCGTCGTCGGCATCGGCTCGCTCTTCCCGCTGTACTGGACGCTCGTCGCCGCGTCCCGCACCCAGGACGAGGTGCTGGACAGCCCTCCGCCCTTCCTGCCGGGCGGCAACCTGTTCAGCAACCTCCGAGCGGCCTGGGAGCAGGCCCACCTCGGCAAGGCCATCCTGAACACGGTCATCGTGGCCGGCAGCATCACCGTGGCCACGCTGTTCTTCTGCACCCTGGCCGGTTACGCCTTCGCCAAGATGCGCTTCAAGGGCCGCGGCGCGCTGATGACGACGGTCATCGCCACGCTGACGATCCCCCCGCAGCTCAGCGTCGTCCCGCTGTTCATGATGATGGCCGACATCGGCTGGGGCGGTCAGCTGGAGTCGGTGATCTTCCCGACCCTGGTGAGCGCGTTCGGTGTGTTCTTCATGCGCCAGTACCTGGTGGAGGCCCTGCCGTACGAACTCATCGAGGCGGCCAAGGTGGACGGGGCGAACAACCTCCGAATCGTGTGGAGCATCGTGCTTCCGGTGGCCCGACCGGCCATGATGGTTCTCGGCATGCTCACCTTCGTCCAGGCGTGGAACGACTTCTTCTGGCCGTACCTCGCCCTGGACCAGGAGAACCCGACCCTCCAGGTCGCGCTCGGCCAGCTGAGCGCCTCCTACGTCCCCGATCAGAGCATCGTGATGGCGGGAGCCCTGATCAGCACCCTGCCGCTGCTCGTCGTCTTCGTGATCTTCGGCAAGCAGATCGTCGGGGGCATCATGTCCGGCGCCGTCAAGGGCTGA
- a CDS encoding GH1 family beta-glucosidase, whose amino-acid sequence MTAVRPDTTPQAPEATNFPTGFIWGAATASYQVEGAAAEDGRTPSVWDTFSRTPGKVRNGDTGDIAADHYHRYRDDVALMKQLGLKAYRFSISWSRVQPTGRGPAVERGLDFYRKLVDELLDAGIMPVATLYHWDLPQELEDAGGWPERATADRFADYAAIVSGALGDRVGMWTTLNEPWCSAYLGYGSGVHAPGRTEPAAALQAAHHLNLAHGRAIEVLRDQLPAAAQTSVTLNLHQVRPLTDSPGDADAARRIDAVGNRVFTGPMLRGEYPEDLIADTSHLVDWSKLVKDGDLATISRPVDALGVNYYTPTLVSTPVEGADYARSDAHGASDHSPWPGSEHVAFHLAEGKRRTAMDWSIDPNGLYNLLMDVHRDHPELPLMVTENGAAFDDYVSPEGKVEDPERIAYLHGHIDAVQRAIADGADVRGYFLWSLMDNFEWAYGYSKRFGAVYVDYASQRRIPKASAHWYSDVIRRHALPPGGGTV is encoded by the coding sequence ATGACTGCTGTACGACCTGACACCACCCCCCAGGCGCCCGAGGCAACGAACTTCCCCACGGGCTTCATCTGGGGCGCGGCCACCGCCTCCTACCAGGTGGAGGGCGCCGCCGCCGAGGACGGCCGAACGCCGTCCGTCTGGGATACCTTCAGCCGCACCCCCGGCAAGGTCCGCAACGGCGACACCGGCGACATCGCCGCCGACCACTACCACCGCTACCGCGACGACGTCGCACTGATGAAGCAGCTCGGGCTCAAGGCCTACCGCTTCTCCATCTCCTGGTCGCGGGTCCAGCCCACCGGTCGCGGCCCCGCCGTCGAACGCGGCCTGGACTTCTACCGCAAGCTCGTCGACGAGCTGCTCGACGCGGGCATCATGCCCGTCGCCACCCTCTACCACTGGGACCTGCCCCAGGAGTTGGAGGACGCCGGCGGCTGGCCGGAGCGCGCGACCGCGGACCGGTTCGCCGACTACGCCGCCATCGTGTCCGGCGCGCTCGGTGACCGCGTCGGCATGTGGACCACCCTCAACGAGCCGTGGTGCTCGGCCTATCTCGGTTACGGCTCCGGCGTGCACGCGCCCGGCCGCACCGAGCCTGCGGCGGCGCTGCAGGCGGCCCATCACCTCAACCTCGCCCATGGCCGGGCGATCGAGGTTCTGCGCGACCAACTCCCCGCTGCCGCGCAGACCTCGGTCACCCTCAATCTCCACCAGGTCCGCCCGCTCACCGACAGCCCGGGCGACGCGGACGCCGCCCGCCGGATCGACGCCGTGGGCAACCGCGTCTTCACCGGCCCGATGCTGCGGGGGGAGTACCCCGAGGACCTGATCGCCGACACCTCGCACCTGGTGGACTGGTCGAAGCTGGTCAAGGACGGCGACCTCGCCACCATCTCCCGCCCCGTCGACGCGCTCGGCGTCAACTACTACACGCCGACCCTGGTGTCCACCCCGGTGGAGGGGGCCGACTACGCGCGCAGCGACGCCCACGGCGCCAGCGATCACTCCCCGTGGCCCGGCTCGGAGCACGTCGCCTTCCACCTCGCCGAGGGCAAGCGGCGCACCGCGATGGACTGGTCGATCGATCCCAACGGGCTCTACAACCTCCTCATGGACGTCCACCGGGACCACCCGGAACTGCCGTTGATGGTCACCGAGAACGGTGCCGCCTTCGACGACTACGTCTCGCCCGAGGGCAAGGTGGAGGATCCCGAGCGCATCGCCTACCTGCACGGCCACATCGACGCCGTACAGCGTGCGATCGCGGACGGGGCGGACGTGCGCGGCTACTTCCTGTGGTCGCTCATGGACAACTTCGAGTGGGCGTACGGCTATTCGAAGCGCTTCGGCGCGGTGTACGTCGACTACGCCTCCCAGCGCCGCATCCCCAAGGCGAGCGCCCACTGGTACTCCGACGTGATCCGCCGTCACGCCCTGCCGCCGGGCGGTGGCACGGTCTGA
- a CDS encoding histidine phosphatase family protein, with translation MAPRILLARHGQTQWSVQGNHTGRTDIPLLDAGRAGAGLLGERLHRAPWGGLPGAEVRTSPLVRASETCALAGFGDRATPWDALMEWDYGDYEGLTPAQIRADRPDWLIWRDGVPGGESTAQVTARADAIVDWARSADRDVLVFAHGHILRALGARWLGEDLSFGARIRLEPTSLSVLGWAYGLPALERWNDTGHLDR, from the coding sequence ATGGCACCGCGAATCCTGCTCGCCCGGCACGGCCAGACACAGTGGTCCGTCCAGGGCAATCACACCGGCAGGACCGACATCCCCCTCCTCGACGCCGGCCGTGCGGGCGCCGGACTGCTGGGCGAGCGGCTGCACCGGGCGCCCTGGGGCGGGCTGCCCGGCGCGGAGGTGCGCACCAGCCCGCTGGTCCGGGCCTCCGAGACCTGCGCGCTGGCCGGGTTCGGGGACCGGGCCACGCCCTGGGACGCGCTGATGGAGTGGGACTACGGGGACTACGAGGGGCTGACCCCGGCGCAGATCAGGGCGGACCGGCCCGACTGGCTCATCTGGCGCGACGGGGTCCCCGGGGGCGAGTCGACGGCCCAGGTGACGGCCCGGGCGGACGCGATCGTCGACTGGGCGCGCTCCGCCGACCGCGACGTCCTGGTCTTCGCCCACGGGCACATCCTGCGGGCCCTTGGGGCGCGCTGGCTCGGCGAGGACCTGTCCTTCGGCGCCCGGATCCGGCTGGAGCCGACCTCGCTGTCCGTGCTGGGGTGGGCGTACGGCCTGCCCGCCCTGGAGCGCTGGAACGACACCGGCCACCTGGACCGGTAG
- a CDS encoding spermidine synthase, which produces MARRGTPSKGGGQKRSGRTREPVAAPVDGGLAELVPDRERPRAWTLLLDGAPQSHVDLDDPAYLSFEYQRRLGHVIDLAAPPGRPLHAVHLGGGAFTLARYLAATRPRSTQQIVEVDAPLVRLVRDTLPLDPQARIRVRATDARAGLGRIPDGWADLVVADVFSGARTPAHLTSAEFLTGVRRVLKPGGQYAANLADGPPLAHLRGQIATAASLFPELALAADPTVWRGRRFGNAVLVASDLPIAVAELTRRVASDPHPGRVEHGRALAGFTGGAAVVTDEAARPSPAPPPGTFD; this is translated from the coding sequence GTGGCACGTCGAGGAACGCCGTCCAAGGGCGGCGGCCAGAAGCGCTCCGGACGTACGCGCGAGCCGGTGGCCGCTCCGGTGGACGGCGGCCTGGCCGAACTCGTCCCCGACCGTGAACGCCCGCGTGCCTGGACCCTGCTGCTGGACGGCGCCCCGCAGTCCCACGTGGACCTGGACGACCCCGCCTACCTCTCGTTCGAGTACCAGCGCAGACTCGGCCACGTCATCGACCTCGCCGCGCCCCCGGGGCGGCCGCTGCACGCGGTCCACCTCGGGGGCGGCGCCTTCACCCTCGCCCGGTACCTCGCGGCGACCCGCCCGCGCTCCACCCAGCAGATCGTCGAGGTCGACGCGCCACTCGTCCGACTGGTGCGCGACACACTCCCCTTGGACCCACAGGCCCGCATACGGGTGCGGGCCACGGACGCCCGCGCCGGACTCGGCAGGATCCCGGACGGCTGGGCGGACCTCGTCGTCGCCGACGTCTTCAGCGGCGCCCGCACCCCCGCCCACCTCACCTCCGCCGAATTCCTCACCGGGGTGCGCCGGGTGCTGAAGCCCGGCGGGCAGTACGCGGCCAACCTGGCCGACGGTCCGCCGCTGGCCCACCTCCGCGGCCAGATCGCCACCGCCGCCTCGCTCTTCCCGGAACTGGCGCTCGCCGCCGACCCCACCGTCTGGCGGGGACGCCGCTTCGGCAACGCCGTCCTGGTCGCCTCGGACCTGCCGATCGCGGTGGCCGAACTGACCCGGCGGGTGGCGAGCGATCCGCACCCCGGCCGGGTCGAACACGGCCGGGCCCTCGCCGGTTTCACCGGCGGCGCCGCCGTCGTCACGGACGAGGCCGCCCGCCCCTCCCCGGCCCCGCCGCCCGGCACCTTCGACTGA
- a CDS encoding carbohydrate ABC transporter permease, whose product MATTTPTRGAHGSRSGRRAPKPDSPGRQAWRSRLWRFDDKASPYAYIAPFFLVFGAFGLYPLIYTGWIALHRVEMISLDQMDWVGWENFSRVLQDPEFWTAVANTFIIGVISTVPQLLVALGLAHLLNYKLRASTFWRTVILTPYATSVASAAIVFALVFRADGGLLNWFLDLVGLGGTNWAQGHWSSKIAIAVIVIWRWTGYNTLIYLAAMQAVPSDLYEAASIDGASRWQQFRNVTIPALRPTILFTIVISTIGSMQLFGEPLLLEGGTIGAQGGTEHQYETLSIYLYNYGWKLQHLGPAAAVAWAMLALLLLIAAINWLVGRSVRKTAA is encoded by the coding sequence GTGGCAACCACGACCCCCACCCGGGGCGCTCACGGCTCACGTTCCGGCCGCCGCGCCCCGAAGCCCGACTCACCCGGCCGCCAGGCGTGGCGGAGCCGGCTGTGGCGTTTCGACGACAAGGCGTCGCCGTACGCGTACATCGCGCCCTTCTTCCTCGTCTTCGGGGCCTTCGGGCTCTACCCCCTCATCTACACCGGCTGGATCGCCCTGCACCGCGTGGAGATGATCAGCCTCGACCAGATGGACTGGGTCGGCTGGGAGAACTTCAGCAGGGTCCTCCAGGACCCCGAGTTCTGGACGGCGGTCGCCAACACCTTCATCATCGGCGTGATCTCCACGGTCCCGCAGTTGCTGGTGGCGCTGGGCCTGGCCCACCTGCTGAACTACAAGCTGCGCGCCAGCACCTTCTGGCGGACGGTGATCCTCACCCCGTACGCCACCTCCGTGGCCTCGGCCGCGATCGTCTTCGCCCTCGTCTTCCGGGCCGACGGCGGCCTGCTGAACTGGTTCCTGGATTTGGTCGGCCTCGGCGGCACCAACTGGGCCCAGGGACACTGGTCGTCCAAGATCGCCATCGCGGTCATCGTGATCTGGCGCTGGACCGGCTACAACACGCTGATCTACCTCGCCGCGATGCAGGCCGTCCCGTCCGACCTCTACGAGGCGGCCTCGATCGACGGCGCCTCACGCTGGCAGCAGTTCCGCAACGTGACGATCCCGGCGCTGCGCCCCACGATCCTCTTCACCATCGTCATCTCGACCATCGGCTCGATGCAGTTGTTCGGTGAGCCGCTGCTGCTCGAGGGCGGCACCATCGGCGCACAGGGCGGCACCGAGCACCAGTACGAGACGCTCAGCATCTACCTCTACAACTACGGCTGGAAGCTCCAGCACCTCGGTCCGGCCGCCGCGGTCGCCTGGGCCATGCTGGCCCTGCTGCTGCTCATTGCCGCGATCAACTGGCTCGTCGGGCGCTCCGTGCGCAAGACCGCGGCCTGA
- a CDS encoding LacI family DNA-binding transcriptional regulator, with amino-acid sequence MAAARVRSGGRPTLEEVAARAGVGRGTASRVINGSPRVSAQTREAVEAAVAELGYVPNRAARALAGNRTDAIALVVPESETRFFAEPYFSDIVRGVGAALADTEMQLLLTLAGNDRERRRLAQYLTAHRVDGVLLVSVHADDPLPDLLEQLGMPSVISGRRHAAEPLPSVDSDNFEGARVAVDHFISRGRRTIATITGRLDVYGAQRRLDGYRKAVASAGLDPDERLIAPADFSEESGARAMRELLARRPDVDAVFAASDVMAAGARQVLRESGRRIPDDVALIGFDDSAVARHMDPPLTSVRQPIEEMGRVMAGVLLQEIAQRHAGRTEERPRIVLPTELVVRESS; translated from the coding sequence ATGGCGGCAGCGCGAGTACGGAGTGGCGGGCGGCCCACGCTCGAAGAGGTAGCGGCACGGGCCGGGGTGGGGCGGGGCACGGCCTCCCGCGTCATCAACGGCTCCCCGCGCGTCAGCGCCCAGACGCGTGAGGCCGTCGAGGCGGCCGTCGCCGAACTGGGGTACGTACCCAACCGGGCGGCCCGCGCGCTCGCCGGGAACCGCACGGACGCCATCGCCCTCGTCGTGCCCGAGTCCGAGACCCGGTTCTTCGCCGAGCCCTACTTCTCCGACATCGTGCGCGGGGTCGGCGCGGCCCTCGCCGACACGGAGATGCAGCTGCTGTTGACCCTGGCGGGCAACGACCGCGAGCGCCGCCGGCTGGCCCAGTACCTGACCGCCCACCGGGTCGACGGGGTGCTGCTGGTCTCGGTGCACGCCGACGACCCGCTGCCGGACCTGCTCGAACAGCTGGGCATGCCCTCGGTGATCAGCGGCCGCAGACACGCGGCGGAGCCCCTGCCCTCGGTCGACTCCGACAACTTCGAGGGCGCGCGCGTGGCGGTCGACCACTTCATATCGCGGGGCCGGCGCACCATCGCCACCATCACCGGGCGCCTCGACGTGTACGGCGCCCAGCGCCGGCTCGACGGCTACCGCAAGGCCGTGGCCTCGGCGGGTCTCGACCCCGACGAACGGCTCATCGCACCCGCCGACTTCAGCGAGGAGAGCGGTGCCCGTGCCATGCGCGAACTGCTGGCCCGCCGCCCGGACGTGGACGCGGTGTTCGCCGCCTCCGACGTCATGGCGGCGGGCGCCCGCCAGGTGCTGCGCGAGTCCGGCCGCCGCATCCCGGACGACGTGGCCCTGATCGGCTTCGACGACTCCGCCGTGGCCCGCCACATGGACCCGCCGCTGACGAGCGTGCGCCAGCCGATCGAGGAGATGGGCCGCGTGATGGCCGGTGTCCTCCTCCAGGAGATCGCCCAGCGCCACGCGGGCCGCACCGAGGAACGCCCGCGCATCGTGCTCCCCACGGAACTGGTGGTCCGCGAGTCGTCCTGA
- a CDS encoding tetratricopeptide repeat protein encodes MVSTRAVPNLVFRRLRGQRSAGEFAAAVRRAAREIGEQVACDARYIGRVESGEIRCPNYAYERVFRHMFPGAGLVDLGFSARESVRGRGARAVTPPAPSLLSLPPTLDSDTDEECDVLRRVFMTSGPTTVAATSLGLGGPAAAGPVSAADPVPAASPIAVPTQRRVGEAEVSAVEKAVRDIRLLDDQHGADGLYRQAAQPLRAAFALLDAGTAARRSTSDRLYAGAGELAISVGWLAHDSGRLDDARSHYAEALATARLAGDAALEAHAFCNASFLARDMGRAREAVRAAEAGQRVARPLGSPRLLALLALREAGGRAWLGDRSGCEQAIGRARTSFERGPGGTDPEWMTFFREAELEFLEAQCWSALGDWPRAARHARRASRLQDPHFARNLALYRAQLAWDLARSGTADEAAGAVHEVLDLLRRVQSSRIRVMLTDTVRALRPQGGPEVAALLNRYEALPN; translated from the coding sequence ATGGTGTCGACACGGGCAGTTCCCAACCTCGTCTTCCGGCGGCTGCGTGGACAGCGCTCCGCCGGGGAGTTCGCGGCGGCTGTCCGCAGAGCCGCACGCGAGATCGGCGAACAGGTCGCGTGCGACGCCCGGTACATCGGGCGCGTGGAGTCGGGCGAGATCCGCTGCCCCAACTACGCGTACGAACGGGTGTTCAGGCACATGTTCCCCGGGGCGGGCCTGGTGGACCTGGGCTTCTCGGCCCGCGAGAGCGTGCGCGGCCGGGGAGCGCGGGCGGTGACCCCGCCGGCCCCTTCCCTGCTGTCCCTTCCCCCCACGCTCGACAGCGATACCGACGAGGAGTGCGACGTGCTGCGTCGCGTGTTCATGACCAGCGGCCCCACCACGGTGGCGGCCACCTCCCTGGGGCTGGGCGGCCCGGCCGCCGCCGGCCCCGTCTCCGCCGCGGACCCGGTCCCCGCCGCGAGTCCCATCGCCGTCCCCACCCAGCGGCGGGTCGGCGAGGCCGAGGTGAGTGCGGTGGAGAAGGCGGTGCGGGACATCCGGCTGCTGGACGACCAGCACGGCGCGGACGGTCTCTACCGGCAGGCCGCCCAGCCGCTGCGAGCGGCCTTCGCCCTGCTCGACGCGGGCACGGCGGCCCGCCGCAGCACGTCGGACCGGCTGTACGCCGGCGCCGGAGAGCTGGCCATCTCGGTGGGCTGGCTGGCACACGACTCGGGCCGCCTGGACGACGCGCGCTCGCACTACGCGGAGGCGCTCGCGACGGCCCGGCTGGCCGGCGACGCCGCGCTGGAGGCACACGCGTTCTGCAACGCGTCCTTCCTGGCCCGGGACATGGGGCGGGCGCGCGAGGCGGTACGGGCCGCGGAGGCCGGCCAGCGGGTGGCCCGGCCGCTCGGCTCGCCGCGCCTGCTGGCCCTGCTGGCCCTGCGGGAGGCGGGCGGCCGGGCGTGGCTCGGGGACCGCTCGGGGTGCGAGCAGGCGATCGGACGGGCGCGTACGTCGTTCGAGCGGGGGCCGGGCGGGACGGACCCGGAGTGGATGACCTTCTTCCGGGAGGCGGAGCTGGAGTTCCTGGAGGCCCAGTGCTGGTCGGCGCTGGGCGACTGGCCGAGGGCGGCGCGGCACGCGCGGCGGGCCTCCCGGCTCCAGGACCCGCACTTCGCCCGCAACCTCGCGCTGTACCGGGCACAGCTGGCGTGGGACCTGGCCCGGTCCGGGACGGCCGACGAGGCGGCCGGGGCGGTCCATGAGGTGCTGGACCTGCTGAGGCGGGTCCAGTCCTCACGCATCCGGGTGATGCTCACGGACACCGTACGGGCGCTGCGGCCCCAGGGCGGCCCCGAGGTGGCCGCCCTGCTGAACCGCTACGAGGCCCTGCCGAACTGA
- a CDS encoding YciI family protein → MEFLCYHRDRPDSLPLRDELTEEHWSYMDRYAKEMIARGPTLADDGDTPTGSVHILDLPDPAAARAFAFDEPNYQAGAYRDVLLRRWRNTLGRTMWDFPGGRSGGNRYLVLGLGSGQAADLDVPPGRDGLIAYGPLLSDDGGTWLGTAALVRSPDPAAARGVLTAGRYADVEVHNWQFGGRPS, encoded by the coding sequence ATGGAGTTCCTCTGCTACCACCGCGACCGCCCCGACTCCCTGCCGCTGCGCGACGAGCTGACTGAAGAGCACTGGTCCTATATGGACCGCTACGCGAAGGAGATGATCGCCCGGGGCCCGACCCTCGCCGACGACGGCGACACGCCCACCGGCAGCGTGCACATCCTCGACCTGCCCGATCCCGCCGCCGCCCGCGCGTTCGCCTTCGACGAGCCGAACTACCAGGCCGGCGCCTACCGGGACGTACTGCTGCGACGCTGGCGGAACACGCTGGGACGCACCATGTGGGACTTCCCCGGCGGCCGGAGCGGCGGCAACCGGTACCTGGTGCTCGGCCTCGGCTCGGGACAGGCCGCCGACCTCGATGTTCCGCCCGGCCGGGACGGGCTGATCGCCTACGGGCCGCTGCTGTCCGACGACGGCGGCACCTGGCTGGGCACGGCGGCGCTGGTCCGGTCGCCGGACCCGGCCGCGGCACGCGGCGTCCTCACCGCGGGCCGGTACGCCGACGTCGAGGTCCACAACTGGCAGTTCGGCGGGCGCCCTTCGTGA
- a CDS encoding phosphatase PAP2 family protein yields the protein MPHATAVTPPVGHRPRWWTELPLIAVVYGLYSLGRLLVHEDIPAAVEHGLAILRLEKALHLNAEHPLNRLLTEHPSLGVPADFAYASLHYVVTPAVLVWIFRRRSAAYRAARTWLMTSTLLGLIGFTLMPTCPPRLLDARHGFVDTMAQYSQYGWWGTGASAPRGLSGMTNQYAAMPSLHVGWALWCGVLLWRHGRHPLVRAAGVAYPLVTVLVVMGTANHYFLDAVAGAAVMGVGALLTRPFMRFTDRVAERVRAVAAHAGAAVPPVGSTIVSGGCKTSAGERFPGQRTSSADPGAADATPAAGAAAANDDAPAAAR from the coding sequence ATGCCGCACGCCACCGCCGTGACTCCCCCGGTCGGCCACCGGCCCCGCTGGTGGACGGAGCTGCCCCTGATCGCGGTGGTCTACGGGCTGTACTCGCTGGGCCGGCTCCTGGTCCACGAGGACATCCCGGCGGCCGTCGAGCACGGCCTCGCCATCCTCCGCCTGGAGAAGGCGCTGCACCTCAACGCGGAGCACCCCCTCAACCGGCTGCTGACCGAGCACCCGTCCCTGGGGGTGCCCGCGGACTTCGCGTACGCCTCCCTGCACTACGTGGTCACCCCGGCCGTCCTGGTCTGGATCTTCCGGCGCCGCTCCGCCGCCTACCGGGCGGCCCGGACGTGGCTGATGACGTCCACGCTGCTCGGGCTGATCGGCTTCACGCTCATGCCGACCTGCCCGCCCCGGCTGCTCGACGCCCGGCACGGGTTCGTCGACACGATGGCCCAGTACAGCCAGTACGGCTGGTGGGGCACCGGCGCCAGCGCCCCGCGCGGGCTCAGCGGGATGACCAACCAGTACGCGGCGATGCCCAGCCTGCACGTGGGCTGGGCCCTGTGGTGCGGCGTCCTGCTGTGGCGGCACGGCCGCCACCCGCTGGTCCGGGCCGCGGGCGTCGCCTATCCGCTGGTCACCGTGCTCGTGGTGATGGGCACGGCGAACCACTACTTCCTCGACGCGGTCGCCGGGGCCGCCGTGATGGGTGTCGGCGCCCTGCTGACCAGGCCGTTCATGCGGTTCACCGACCGGGTGGCGGAGAGAGTGCGGGCCGTTGCCGCACACGCCGGGGCCGCCGTTCCCCCTGTGGGTTCCACGATTGTCAGTGGCGGATGCAAGACTTCCGCGGGTGAGCGATTCCCCGGCCAGCGGACCTCCTCCGCAGATCCCGGCGCAGCCGACGCCACCCCGGCCGCCGGCGCCGCAGCCGCCAACGACGACGCTCCGGCAGCGGCTCGCTGA